One stretch of Flavobacterium sp. 9 DNA includes these proteins:
- a CDS encoding N-acetylmuramoyl-L-alanine amidase produces the protein MSKKHFCYLILAIIITSCSTNPYKNTEKAYDQQLKTLENQITSKDPQAIPPIPPVVIDTSYASQLGIVKDTLSKTGSTYLQNGVNTEWVGTVNFNLRKPSFIVLHHTAQDSIQQTIKTFTLTRTQVSAHYIISENGKVVQMLNDYLRAWHAGASTWGKNTDLNSSSIGIELDNNGFKPFTEAQISSLVALLTKLKKEYNIPTQNILGHSDIAPGRKQDPSALFPWKTLAEKGFGIWPDQVLEEAPFDFKIEQALRIIGYNTKNLSAAIMAFKLHYIQTDVTPTLDRKTIDTIYSIYKKQVQ, from the coding sequence ATGTCAAAAAAACATTTTTGTTATCTGATTTTAGCAATTATTATTACTTCTTGCTCTACAAATCCTTATAAAAACACTGAAAAAGCTTACGATCAACAGCTTAAAACTTTAGAGAACCAAATTACAAGTAAAGATCCACAGGCAATACCTCCTATTCCTCCTGTTGTTATTGATACTTCTTATGCATCGCAATTAGGGATTGTAAAAGATACTTTATCAAAAACAGGATCTACTTATTTACAAAATGGAGTAAATACAGAATGGGTTGGTACTGTAAATTTTAATTTAAGAAAACCTAGTTTTATTGTTTTACACCATACGGCGCAAGATTCTATTCAGCAAACAATTAAAACTTTTACCTTAACAAGAACACAAGTAAGTGCTCATTATATTATTTCTGAAAACGGAAAGGTGGTTCAGATGCTTAATGACTATTTAAGAGCTTGGCATGCAGGCGCATCGACTTGGGGGAAAAATACTGATTTGAATTCTTCTTCTATTGGAATTGAGCTTGACAATAATGGTTTTAAACCTTTTACAGAAGCACAAATTAGTAGTTTGGTCGCTCTTTTGACAAAATTGAAAAAAGAATACAATATACCAACTCAAAATATTTTAGGTCATTCAGACATTGCTCCAGGAAGAAAACAAGATCCAAGCGCTTTATTTCCTTGGAAAACTCTTGCTGAAAAAGGTTTTGGAATCTGGCCGGATCAGGTTCTTGAAGAAGCTCCTTTTGACTTTAAAATTGAACAGGCTTTGAGAATTATTGGTTACAATACTAAGAATCTTTCGGCTGCAATTATGGCGTTCAAATTACACTATATTCAAACTGATGTAACGCCAACTCTGGATCGAAAAACAATAGATACTATTTACTCGATCTACAAAAAACAAGTTCAGTAA
- the rimO gene encoding 30S ribosomal protein S12 methylthiotransferase RimO, which produces MRTKSLKKNKINVITLGCSKNVYDSEVLMGQLRANGKEVEHEAPAEREGNIIVINTCGFIDNAKAESVNMILEYADKKDKGLVDKVFVTGCLSERYRPDLEKEIPNVDQYFGTTELPQLLKALGADYKHELLGERLTTTPKNYAYLKIAEGCDRPCSFCAIPLMRGSHVSQPIEKLVKEAQGLAKNGVKELILIAQDLTYYGLDIYKKRNLAELLEELAKVEGIEWIRLHYAYPTGFPMDVLELMKREPKICNYIDIPLQHISDSILKSMRRGTTQAKTTQLLKDFRAAVPGMAIRTTLIVGYPGETQEDFEILKDFVQEMKFDRMGCFAYSHEENTHAYLLEDNVPDDVKQARANEIMELQSQISWDLNQEKVGQVFRCIIDRKEGAHFVGRTEFDSPDVDNEVLIDASKHYVKTGEFVNIRIIEATEFDLYGEPA; this is translated from the coding sequence ATGAGAACCAAGTCTTTAAAAAAGAACAAAATTAACGTAATCACTCTTGGGTGTTCGAAGAATGTATATGACAGTGAAGTGCTTATGGGTCAGCTTCGTGCAAACGGAAAAGAAGTTGAACATGAAGCTCCTGCAGAAAGAGAAGGAAACATTATCGTAATCAACACTTGTGGTTTTATTGACAATGCTAAAGCGGAATCAGTAAACATGATTTTGGAATATGCTGATAAAAAAGACAAAGGATTAGTAGATAAGGTTTTTGTTACAGGATGTTTGTCTGAACGTTACAGACCTGACTTAGAAAAAGAAATCCCGAATGTGGATCAATATTTTGGTACAACTGAATTACCTCAATTATTGAAAGCTTTAGGTGCCGATTATAAACATGAATTATTAGGTGAGCGTTTGACTACAACTCCTAAAAATTATGCTTACCTAAAAATTGCCGAAGGTTGCGACAGACCTTGTAGTTTTTGTGCAATTCCTTTAATGAGAGGTTCTCACGTTTCGCAACCAATCGAAAAACTGGTTAAAGAAGCGCAAGGTTTAGCCAAAAACGGGGTTAAAGAATTGATCTTAATCGCGCAAGACTTAACTTATTATGGTCTTGATATTTATAAAAAGAGAAATCTTGCTGAACTTCTTGAAGAATTAGCAAAAGTAGAAGGTATCGAATGGATTCGTTTGCATTATGCTTATCCTACAGGTTTCCCAATGGATGTTTTGGAACTAATGAAGCGTGAGCCTAAAATCTGTAACTATATAGATATTCCGTTGCAACATATATCTGATTCTATTTTGAAATCGATGCGTCGTGGTACTACTCAGGCTAAAACGACTCAATTATTGAAAGATTTTAGAGCTGCGGTTCCGGGAATGGCAATCAGAACTACTTTGATCGTTGGTTATCCTGGTGAAACTCAGGAAGATTTTGAAATTTTGAAAGATTTTGTTCAGGAAATGAAATTTGACAGAATGGGTTGTTTTGCTTATTCTCATGAAGAAAACACACACGCTTATTTATTGGAAGATAATGTTCCGGATGATGTTAAACAAGCCAGAGCAAACGAAATCATGGAATTACAATCTCAGATTTCATGGGATTTAAATCAGGAGAAAGTTGGACAAGTATTTAGATGTATTATTGACAGAAAAGAAGGTGCTCATTTTGTGGGTAGAACTGAGTTCGATAGTCCGGATGTTGACAATGAAGTCTTGATTGACGCTTCTAAACATTACGTAAAAACTGGCGAATTTGTTAATATACGAATAATAGAGGCGACAGAATTTGATTTATACGGAGAACCTGCTTAA
- a CDS encoding T9SS type A sorting domain-containing protein, with the protein MKNNYISNFGSVKRKFFLLSVFFLLIISIGQAQTIDGLNPYCISSSPYYRINNAPDINSYDTVIWSASDNSGITFSGDPAPKTLNKVVVKPGNQITAPYYIFATFYSGTTVVAQTPNFYFITPTPPTTPNYTVTKTNDYCTTQYHIITLNVTPIPNPSPNTNYSIAPRIADASIVITQTSKNVFELKLPLNGESYFLYDLTSTTSSGGCLSNSVTVTSYGNSVPLNLIGCANNAPGTNYEFTVSPNPYSNGYLTIVAPAVTPAFTGTCKVFNSSGILMTSFPLLNSSTAIQLKSTVGSSLISGLYVVQVTYQNGNVRTKNLVVN; encoded by the coding sequence ATGAAAAACAATTACATTTCGAATTTTGGTTCAGTAAAAAGAAAATTCTTTTTATTATCGGTTTTTTTTCTTTTAATAATTTCGATTGGACAAGCTCAAACAATTGACGGTCTTAATCCTTATTGTATATCGAGTAGTCCTTATTATCGCATTAATAATGCGCCAGATATAAATAGTTATGACACGGTTATTTGGTCTGCTAGTGATAATTCAGGAATCACTTTTTCAGGAGATCCGGCTCCCAAAACGCTTAATAAAGTCGTGGTAAAACCGGGAAATCAAATAACAGCGCCATATTATATTTTTGCAACATTTTACTCTGGAACAACTGTTGTTGCACAAACACCAAACTTTTATTTTATTACGCCAACGCCACCAACTACGCCAAATTATACTGTAACAAAAACGAATGATTATTGTACAACCCAATATCATATTATAACGTTGAATGTTACACCAATTCCAAATCCAAGTCCTAATACCAATTATAGTATTGCGCCTAGAATTGCAGATGCAAGCATTGTAATTACACAAACGTCTAAAAATGTATTCGAATTGAAATTACCGTTAAACGGAGAATCTTATTTTTTATATGACCTGACAAGCACGACATCTTCTGGCGGTTGTTTGTCAAATTCAGTAACGGTGACATCTTATGGGAATTCGGTTCCTTTAAATTTAATAGGTTGTGCAAATAATGCTCCGGGAACAAATTATGAATTTACAGTTTCACCAAATCCGTATAGTAATGGATATTTAACGATAGTTGCACCGGCAGTAACGCCTGCTTTTACAGGAACATGTAAAGTATTTAATAGTTCAGGTATTTTGATGACAAGCTTTCCATTGTTGAATTCAAGTACCGCAATTCAACTTAAATCTACAGTTGGATCTTCGTTGATATCTGGACTTTATGTGGTTCAGGTAACGTATCAAAACGGTAATGTGAGAACGAAAAATCTGGTTGTGAATTAA
- a CDS encoding glycoside hydrolase family 5 protein, with protein MKSKTKFFTIALLLMFCVSKAQFVKHHGQLSVLGTQLVDKDNNPIVLRGMSFGWHSMWPRFYNEKAVNWLKKDFNCNVVRAAMGIEIGEWAYLKEPQFSKEKIEAVVNGAIKSDIYVIIDWHSHNINLEEAKAFFAEMSKKYGKYPNIIYEVFNEPDYESWSEVKAYAEEVIKVIRENDPKNIILVGSPHWDQDVNLPAEDPIRGYDNIMYTMHFYAATHGKELRDRTDDAIKSGLPIFVSESAGMEASGDGPLNLKAWQEYIDWMESKKLSWITWSVSDKDETCSILKKSAKSEGKWKDEDLKESGIKVREFLRKYNTQE; from the coding sequence ATGAAATCAAAGACCAAATTTTTTACAATTGCTTTACTCTTGATGTTTTGCGTTTCAAAAGCGCAATTTGTAAAACATCATGGACAACTTAGTGTATTAGGAACTCAGTTAGTAGATAAGGATAATAATCCAATTGTATTAAGAGGAATGAGTTTTGGCTGGCATAGTATGTGGCCAAGGTTTTATAATGAGAAAGCCGTTAATTGGTTAAAAAAGGATTTTAATTGTAATGTCGTGCGTGCTGCAATGGGAATTGAAATAGGAGAGTGGGCTTATTTGAAAGAACCACAATTCTCAAAAGAAAAAATCGAGGCTGTAGTAAATGGAGCCATAAAATCTGATATATATGTAATTATAGATTGGCACAGTCATAATATTAATCTGGAAGAAGCCAAAGCTTTTTTTGCCGAAATGTCTAAGAAATATGGCAAATATCCCAATATAATTTATGAAGTTTTTAATGAACCTGATTACGAATCGTGGTCAGAAGTTAAGGCTTACGCCGAAGAGGTAATTAAAGTAATTCGAGAGAACGATCCTAAAAATATTATTTTGGTAGGATCGCCACATTGGGATCAGGATGTAAATCTTCCTGCCGAAGACCCAATTCGAGGATATGATAATATAATGTATACCATGCATTTTTATGCCGCAACGCATGGAAAAGAATTAAGAGACAGAACGGACGATGCTATAAAAAGTGGTTTGCCAATTTTTGTTTCGGAGTCTGCAGGAATGGAAGCTTCCGGTGACGGACCGCTAAACCTGAAAGCCTGGCAGGAATATATAGATTGGATGGAATCTAAAAAGCTAAGTTGGATAACTTGGTCTGTTTCTGATAAAGACGAAACATGTTCTATTTTGAAAAAATCTGCAAAATCAGAAGGAAAGTGGAAAGATGAAGATTTAAAAGAATCCGGAATTAAAGTTCGCGAGTTTTTAAGAAAGTATAATACGCAAGAATAA
- a CDS encoding glycoside hydrolase family 27 protein, whose translation MKKTVLLLFALSISGFGFSQGNTHTQKAGKFEGLAMTPPMGWNSWNTFETNIDEKLVKETADIMVSSGMAAAGYNYIVLDDGWMTRERDANGDLVPDPVKFPNGMKAVIDYVHGKGLKFGLYNCAGTQTCAGYPGTRGYEYQDARFYAKLGIDFLKYDWCNTQGITAKEAYTTMSNALKTAGKPIVFSLCEWGDNQPWEWGKPIGNLWRISGDIYPCFDCEFKHEEGNWSSWGFMKIIEMRKDIRKYSGPDHWNDFDMMEVGDGMTNIEDKAHFTMWSMMASPLIAGNDFRKMSKETLAILTNKELIAVNQDKMGIQGFKYSAEDGLEVWVKPLSDGNWAITFLNRSEVAKKVNFDWKKHTIKDADFGFEADFNKTTFKLKDLWKNKEIGNTKKNFIADIASHDVITLRLIP comes from the coding sequence ATGAAAAAAACAGTACTACTATTGTTTGCATTAAGTATATCAGGTTTCGGCTTTAGCCAAGGAAATACGCACACACAAAAAGCAGGTAAATTTGAAGGTCTTGCCATGACACCGCCAATGGGTTGGAATTCATGGAATACTTTTGAAACCAATATCGATGAAAAATTGGTAAAAGAAACCGCAGATATTATGGTTTCATCCGGAATGGCGGCTGCGGGTTACAATTATATTGTGTTAGATGATGGCTGGATGACAAGAGAACGTGATGCAAATGGTGATTTAGTTCCTGATCCTGTTAAATTTCCTAACGGAATGAAAGCTGTTATAGATTATGTACACGGTAAAGGTCTGAAATTTGGATTGTATAATTGTGCTGGAACCCAAACTTGTGCCGGTTATCCGGGAACACGCGGTTATGAGTATCAGGATGCAAGATTTTATGCTAAATTGGGTATAGATTTCTTAAAATACGATTGGTGTAATACACAAGGAATTACTGCCAAAGAAGCTTATACAACAATGAGTAATGCACTTAAAACTGCTGGAAAACCAATTGTTTTCAGTCTTTGCGAATGGGGAGATAATCAGCCTTGGGAATGGGGAAAACCAATTGGGAATTTATGGAGAATTTCGGGCGATATTTATCCTTGTTTTGATTGTGAGTTCAAACACGAAGAAGGAAATTGGTCGTCTTGGGGATTTATGAAAATTATCGAAATGCGTAAAGATATCCGCAAATATTCTGGTCCGGATCATTGGAATGATTTTGATATGATGGAAGTTGGCGACGGAATGACAAATATCGAAGATAAAGCACATTTTACAATGTGGTCAATGATGGCGTCTCCATTAATTGCCGGAAATGATTTTAGAAAAATGTCAAAAGAAACCCTTGCGATTTTAACTAATAAGGAATTAATAGCGGTTAATCAGGATAAAATGGGAATTCAGGGTTTTAAATATTCTGCCGAAGATGGATTAGAAGTTTGGGTAAAACCTTTATCAGATGGAAATTGGGCTATAACTTTTTTAAATAGAAGTGAAGTTGCTAAGAAAGTCAATTTTGATTGGAAAAAACATACTATTAAAGATGCTGATTTTGGCTTTGAAGCTGATTTTAATAAAACAACCTTCAAATTAAAAGACCTTTGGAAGAATAAAGAAATAGGAAACACCAAAAAGAATTTTATTGCCGATATTGCTTCTCATGACGTTATTACGCTAAGATTAATTCCTTAA
- a CDS encoding outer membrane beta-barrel protein, which translates to MKKVLHIFAAMLTSSFAFAQDDTETPVSPATTWSGSADAYYKYDFSKQMNGLTSFTNSQDSFELGMASVQAGHTFGKASVFVDLGFGKRAGEFSYNETTDKDIYSKFLIKQLFFTYQITDKFKVVAGSFGTHIGYEVLDAIGNKNYSMSYAFSYGPFFNTGVKAQYTSGKFTAMFGITNPTDFKSAMDAGSTQKTYIGQLGYVGETGSAYLNFTSGSTNPTPGTLVVPSDENKTQIDFVASKTITDAFALGFNATYAKTKNDFDSDLDGEWFSLVGYANYAFKPTLSLAYRMEYFDAKDAAASLGTVAGTNVFANTISLNYKVGKLTIIPEFRYDAASEDVFLDKDANPTGGSFFGLIATTYSF; encoded by the coding sequence ATGAAAAAAGTATTACACATTTTTGCCGCGATGTTAACGAGTTCTTTTGCCTTTGCCCAAGATGATACAGAAACACCAGTTTCGCCAGCAACAACTTGGAGCGGGTCAGCAGATGCTTATTATAAATATGATTTTTCAAAACAAATGAACGGATTAACGAGCTTTACCAACTCTCAGGATTCATTTGAACTAGGAATGGCGTCAGTTCAGGCAGGTCATACTTTCGGAAAAGCTTCTGTTTTTGTAGATTTAGGATTCGGAAAAAGAGCAGGAGAATTTTCATATAATGAAACAACAGATAAAGATATTTATTCTAAATTTTTAATAAAACAATTGTTCTTTACATATCAAATTACAGATAAATTTAAAGTAGTAGCTGGTAGTTTCGGAACACATATTGGCTATGAAGTATTAGACGCGATAGGAAATAAAAACTACAGTATGTCATATGCATTTTCATACGGACCGTTCTTTAATACAGGGGTAAAGGCACAGTATACATCTGGAAAATTTACTGCTATGTTTGGTATCACAAATCCAACTGATTTTAAATCAGCAATGGATGCAGGTTCTACTCAAAAAACATACATAGGTCAATTAGGATATGTGGGTGAGACAGGAAGTGCTTATTTGAATTTTACATCAGGAAGTACAAATCCTACTCCCGGAACTTTAGTAGTGCCATCTGATGAAAATAAAACACAAATTGATTTTGTGGCGTCAAAAACAATAACGGATGCTTTTGCTTTAGGATTTAATGCAACGTATGCTAAAACTAAAAATGATTTTGATAGTGACTTAGATGGAGAATGGTTTTCATTAGTTGGATATGCTAATTACGCATTCAAACCAACTTTGAGCTTAGCATACAGAATGGAATATTTTGATGCTAAAGACGCTGCTGCAAGTTTAGGTACAGTTGCAGGGACAAACGTTTTTGCAAACACAATTTCGTTAAATTATAAAGTTGGAAAACTTACTATAATTCCAGAGTTTAGATACGATGCAGCATCAGAAGATGTCTTTTTAGACAAAGATGCTAATCCAACAGGAGGATCTTTCTTCGGATTAATAGCTACAACATACTCTTTCTAG
- a CDS encoding OmpP1/FadL family transporter: protein MKKIFFLLITGLTVSVSHSQEVSDAIRYAQDNITGTARFRAMSGAFGAVGGDLSSITVNPAGSAIFSNNQVGVTFSNQSTKNNSDYFNTKTSENDNSFILNQAGGVFVFHDHNPNNNWRKITIGATYENTRNFDNSTFSAGTNPTHSVGDYFSEFANYGNGGTPVPFQVINTGNNITYTYGDLGSRYPNGQYPNLSGYTAQQAYLGYMGKVIGYDNNTNSYTTKIPAGGNYYQDNILNESGYNSKVSFNIATSYKDRIYFGANLNVHVLDYRRSSSFYESNINPLTGTETISNLTFNNDLYTYGNGFSFQLGAIAKVTEAFRLGLAYESNTWYDLYDETSQALFTTRQALNGPELNADVAPNVVNVYESYTLQTPGKTTFSAAYVFGKSGLISVDYSIKDYGNTKYKPTNGFNGINDQISNQLTSNGELRVGAEYKIKQLSLRGGYRFEGSPYKDKTTIGDLNSYSGGLGYNFGATKIDLAYSYFERKSNQPFFETGFSGAPNITSKLNNVSLTLLFEL from the coding sequence ATGAAAAAAATATTCTTCCTACTTATTACAGGACTAACTGTTAGCGTCTCACATTCTCAAGAAGTTTCGGATGCTATTCGCTACGCACAAGATAACATAACCGGAACAGCAAGATTTAGAGCAATGAGCGGTGCATTTGGAGCCGTTGGAGGTGATTTATCTTCTATAACTGTCAATCCTGCAGGGTCTGCCATATTTTCTAATAATCAGGTTGGGGTAACTTTTAGCAATCAATCTACTAAGAATAACTCTGATTATTTTAACACTAAAACCAGCGAAAACGACAATTCTTTTATATTAAACCAAGCTGGTGGTGTTTTTGTTTTTCACGATCATAATCCAAACAACAATTGGAGAAAAATCACAATTGGAGCAACTTACGAAAACACAAGAAATTTCGATAATAGCACATTTTCAGCAGGTACAAACCCTACGCATTCTGTAGGTGATTATTTTTCAGAATTTGCAAATTATGGAAATGGAGGAACTCCGGTACCTTTTCAAGTTATTAATACCGGCAATAATATTACCTATACCTATGGAGATTTAGGATCAAGATATCCTAACGGACAGTACCCAAATCTTTCTGGATATACTGCACAACAAGCTTATTTAGGCTACATGGGAAAAGTTATTGGATATGACAATAATACTAATTCTTATACAACAAAAATTCCTGCCGGAGGAAATTATTATCAGGATAATATATTAAATGAAAGTGGCTACAATAGTAAAGTAAGTTTCAATATTGCTACATCTTATAAAGACAGAATTTATTTTGGAGCCAATCTAAATGTTCACGTTCTGGATTACAGAAGATCAAGCAGTTTTTACGAATCCAATATTAACCCGTTGACTGGAACAGAAACGATATCTAATTTAACTTTCAACAACGACTTATATACTTACGGGAATGGATTCTCTTTTCAACTTGGAGCCATTGCTAAAGTTACAGAAGCTTTCCGTCTTGGTTTAGCTTACGAATCAAACACTTGGTACGATCTTTACGACGAAACTTCTCAAGCTTTATTCACAACAAGACAAGCTCTTAATGGACCTGAACTAAATGCTGATGTAGCCCCAAATGTTGTAAATGTTTACGAATCTTACACTTTACAAACTCCTGGAAAAACAACTTTTAGTGCAGCCTATGTATTTGGAAAATCAGGCTTAATAAGTGTTGATTATTCTATTAAAGATTACGGAAATACAAAATACAAACCTACTAATGGCTTCAACGGTATAAATGATCAAATCAGCAATCAATTAACCAGCAATGGAGAATTAAGAGTTGGCGCCGAATACAAAATAAAACAATTAAGCCTTCGTGGAGGTTACCGTTTTGAAGGAAGTCCTTATAAAGACAAAACTACGATTGGCGACCTAAATAGCTACTCTGGAGGTTTGGGTTACAATTTTGGAGCTACAAAAATAGATTTAGCATATTCTTACTTTGAAAGAAAATCAAATCAGCCATTTTTTGAAACAGGATTTTCTGGCGCTCCAAACATTACATCGAAACTAAATAATGTTTCTTTGACTTTATTATTTGAATTGTAA